In Cinclus cinclus chromosome 1, bCinCin1.1, whole genome shotgun sequence, the sequence GGAATGAGATGATGCCTATAGGTCCTGAGGTTTCTAAAATGCACGCACTTAATTATTAATTCAGGTTTATCTCCTAGTGTAGTCAAACAGATGTTACCATGGAAAAGCACAGTACATTGGTGCTCCTAATaaccatttctttttcctgagttAGGCTCCTCTGTTCGCTTGCCATGGATAAAATACCTGGGTAATCAAGTAAAAGACATGGTTGGGAtagaaattctttattttatctCGAAAGAGGAGTAAGTACACAATGCTAAGATACCTGCTCCACAAGGAGTGCAACATTTCCATATGCatctctcctccttcccaggttcttatttttttcttaacaccTATAACTAAGTTGGTCCTGAATAAGAAGTGTGAGAACAGTAGACACTGCTGCGTTAGTAGACAAAGGTAGGAGGCAGACAGTAGGTAGTAAAGAgtagaaaataacttttcattttggtttggaTCCTAAATCTTCAGttgcagcagctgaaaacaTGCAAGGAACAATTTGGGTTCAGTACTACACATCAACTCTTTAAGTACTTCCAATCAGCCATTTAAAGGTTAGTGGTCAAAGCAACTTCTACCTTTGCCCTTAAATTCTCTTATACATAGTATATACAACAGTTTTACTGCTCCCCTGAGCCCCAAGATTACTGTTAAGTATGTGTGCTTTaggcataatttttttctttaaaaaccaacCTCCACATGACTGGCAATTTTGTAAAAAGGCAGTATTACTAAGTAAAAAGATCTGGCTGTTACGCTTGGTTTGCAAACTGTTACACAGGCAAGCTCTTCATTCACTTGTTCATTCATTCAGAAGTCATTCTTAAAGGATATGGGTTTAAGATTCAAATAGTTTGAGAGTCACTTTCATCACTGCCATCTGAAGCACCCTTTCTCTCAGTTACAGCAGCAAGGGCAGTGTCCACTTGAACCTCCTCTTCGTCAGACTGAACAACTGGGGACTCTCCCTCGCTCGCGTCCTGGCTGGCAGAGTCGGTGCAGGTGGAGGACAGGGAACAGAGTTTCTGCCGTAACTCAGACTGGCTCGGCACCTGGAGACTGATCTCGTTCACATAGGTGTTGGAGTCAGGCCCTGAGAGTTgggaaaacaacagcaacaacaagaGTCAAGCTCTGGCTCAGCAAGGGGATTCAGAAGTCACAACGTTAGCATCAGCTCTGCTTAGGGAGTCACTTTCaggctgttttccttcttttgcaaGATGCCAAGAGgacccaacccccccccccccccccaataaacTCGGTGTAACAGAACTGCACAAATTGGAAATGTAAAACTGAACAAACAGCTAGGAAGCAGGCAGTAACAGTCATCACCAGTTTTGACTAAAAATGAAGATGCAAAAGCAACACGTTGAATTCAGCATGAAAGCAATGCTTTGGTAGGTGGGAGTTATACCACAGCTCAAGTGCACAGGAGTGGAATTTTAAGACTCTGCTTCCTCCATATCCTGTGCACAAAAGATTTGTAAGCAAGTTCAGTGTAATAGTGTTTGCTTGCAGTTAGAGAGTTCAGATTCCAAAATTACATCCTCTTCCCTAGACAGTTCCTGACAGCAAAAAACGTTAAAATGAGGAAACATCTAAACACTTTTTGTGTGATCTTCCaaagaaagcttttttcctTATCTCCTATACTAACAAGTATTTCTCCACAGTCAGAGCACCCAGCTTCAGCTGATGAGTAACTTTAGTGAGAAAAGTCTCttaaaattttgttaaaatgtttttcagaggGGTCAGATGGATATAACCTACAGCTTACCTCTGGTTCAGACTGACTGCAGAGCAGTTCAAAGCACATTGTCCATGCCTGCTCCTCAAACACCTGAGTTATATTTTAACACTAGAAATTTTAGAGAACCTGCCTTATGTGGTTCAGCATGCATTAGACAATTTACACAACACACAGAGGAGGAGTTTTCAGGAGTGGTAGTGCTAACTCAATTTTGCAGTTTAACTTAACTGTCATGAAATGTTGCAAAGCCATTGTCTGTAAGCTGGCAATGTTTATAGAAGGCAGAATTGAAAGCATTTCAATGTCTTGAGCTGATTCTCATTTTTACCAGTTATTTTAATAACTTACCTGTATTTTGTGATGTTCAGCCCAACTGTCAAACAAACATTGCCCTGACAACTCAGTTCTCCACTGACAGCACAATGAAAAGTTACCTTTAAGCCATCTCAGTTTTCTGAGAATGAAGACTAGTGCATATTTGGTTTGATACTGCGTTGCCAGGTTCTTAAAGCACAAAAATCCCTTAATcagagggaaataaaatgtCTGGAACCACAAGAGCAAGATCCATGAGACTTACACTGCAGTAAGGTTGCAGTGCTGAAATATCATTACAGCACAGGTACATTATATTGCAGTGTATGTCCATGTATAGACACTGTACCTATACACTGTAATACTTAGattacagcattaaaaaaatgcattttttaaaagctgattaATTTATCTACTTAGTTAGAAAAGTAGTTTCTGCACTTCCTTAAGTAGTCCAGCTGAGACTTTTTGCTGTTAAGACACAAAGCTTCTTGGTCCAACATCTGCCAAACAGCCAGCAAGAGGAGAACTATCCTAGATTCTGCAGTTACTGGCAAGCTCAAATGATGATCAGCTTTAATAATGCACAAAGTGGATGCCTATCCAAGGTGACCCATCTCAAAGCAGCTTTTGCAATGAAACACAAAAACCTAAACCTTTACTAGTCAAGTGTGCCTTGACCATTTACCGCATTTGCCTGAAGTTTTTCATGTTCACAGCAGGTGTTAATCACCTTTACAGAGGGAGTTACTGTAAGTActtccataaaaatatttcaatctgtattttcagaagaaatcaaAAGGACCTTCAGAGAAGCTTCATAACCTCCcgtaagaaaaataattttggcttttttgagGGTGTTTTAGCACTGAAGTTTTTAACTATGAAAACACTTCCATGGTAAAGATCCAGTACTGAGACACTAATTCTCAGTGTGTATGTAAACTGCTGGGTTGAACCTTGTCTCTCAGTATCTCTCACTGAAAATCTTGCATTACACAACTAGTCAAAGTTTGACAAGCAACATTCTGGACAAACTCTAAGCAATCAGTATTAAAAGCAAGTATTAAAAGTACTGCAAGCTTTCTGTTGATGTTTGTCAAAATGTCCTCTATTAACTCTACATTGGGAAAAATGTCCCTCAAGCCAGTACATAACACATTCAGACTGATGAATACAACAAGGAGCTGCATTAAGAAAAATGAGATTGTCTAGAAATATCACATAGTTTTGCAGCAACTCCCTTGTACAGCAACTAAATGTTACTGTTTCAAGAAGCACTAATGAAGAACAGTCAATCTGCATCAAGTGTGATGTTTTAATGAGACAACATCACCCATTACAAATGAGAGCAGTTCTGGTGGTTTCTCACTGTCTCTAAGCAGGCTGTCACTACAAGTACCATACCCAGCATAGGAGACAGCACATTATTGTCTTCGCTTCCTGAGTTTAAAAAGACGTCAAGTGCTTCCTGGTCAGACATGTCCATTAGGTCCATCTGCTCCAGCATGTCCACATTCACCTCCATGGAAGACATACTTCCAATTGGCTCTGCAGGAGAAACAGCGCAATGAGTGAACTGACAATCAGTACATGAGGTTATTACCTACCAAGGCTCCAGAGGCTGCTCTAAGTGTCTGCATCAGAAATAATTAAACTGAGGAATGCAAGGAGCCCAtccacaggagctgctcagcagcaacCTCAGCCCAAATCCAAGAGCACTCTGTGCAATCTTTGTAGTGAAACTAACATCCATTACTGTTTTtgtaaaccaaaatatttttagcaacAGTATTCATAGAAAAAACATTCTCAGAATTAAGGTGAGATGGGACTCAGGCGCAAAGATTGAAACTTACCATTTTTAAACACTCCTTTTCAATTCTCTCAACCAAAAATCTTCTTAGAGGAAAGCACATTTAAGCACACAGTCACTAAATGTCGATATACAAGGGACATAGAAATTCAGAAACCAGGATTCAGAAACCAGAGAGCAGCTGTTCTTCTTCTCTCAGTTAATCTAAGAAATTATTGTAGTCTGTAAAACCCAGGCTCATACCCAGTATCTTCTGTCAGCATGGATATTTCACATTATTCATTACTCaagcaaattatttattacTGTCAATACAGTACTGACAATTTGCAAGGGAAGTAAATACTTGGATGAGCATCTTCCTTGAACAGCAAAACATGCAAATGGGAGAAGTTCAGGTTTCAGCCCAGCTTCTGCATAATATCAAATTATTACATGAGCAATTTACTTGTTTATCTAGGTGTAATGATTACATTATTGAAAGCCTTCATAGGTGAACTAAGATGAAATTCTGTAATTTGATTgggggattttttctttttaaatatgctATAGCTCTGCAGTTCTACATGTACTGCAGGTCCAAATCTTTCATTAAAACAGTTTCTTTGACATACTTGAGTTCCACATTATACTAAAAAGCTGAAGTTCCAAACAATAGGCAGCCTAACACTCTAACAGAGCTGTGTGTCCAGCACTAGCCCATGACAATGTCCACTTTTAGTCTAAAAGGCAACAAATTACAGGAAGCAGGAGACTCAAACTCAGTTCCTCCCCTGACCGTGAGTTTAGGTTTACAGATCCCACCTCTCCTTAGCCACCCATGCAGAGCATCTTGCAGAGGAGTATTTTTAGCACTCATGCAGAGAAATGGAAACCTTGGATTGTATTCCCCGCTCTGACATTACAAATGATAGCAGAACTGCACttggagcagggacagaatATCTACATTTTTTCCTGCCACATGAATGCATAGTTTCCCACTGGCTTCCTTACTGATCCAGCAATCCCTGCATTTTGGCCTAATAGACAGAAACCTCCCACACAGAGTTCCCTGTAATCTCCGGCATTCTTGTGCTTTAACCACTCCAGAGATGCCAGACTTGTGTCAATTTATAATAAAAAGACCACTTAATGCGACCTCCTGTGTCCAAACCACACCCAGTGGGAATAGCTGCCACCTGGGAACTGCTCGAAAATGCTACACTGAGCTTTCCTCTGCACTTTGCAAAGTTTTCTGAGGCATGTCCTTGCCAAATGACAATCACAGGCTTTGGAACTCCAGTGGACAAAGCAGCTGCCTCCATCCATATTTTTACACAGATGCACTCTTtagctgcagagaaaaacactgtTCCAAATGTAGTTCAGTGCTCCGCATCTCCTCAGACAAGGAGCGGAGCCTGACTAATCTTCTAAAGTATCCAGTACCCCTGGGACACAGAGTGTTTAAAAGGCTTATCTGAAGTTTCAATTCCACTGAGGAAGAATTTGGACAATTTTGCTGTGCTTCCTCTGTAagcactgctgcctctgcccactCAACAGTGCTCTCCAAGTTGGGAGTTCGTGCATTTTACAAAGTATTTTACAACTTGCCTCTCCTCTCTGCTATCTGCAAGTATCCTGTGGAAAGGTATTGCTCCATGTCCTGCTGGAAGGCTTCTTCAAAGAACTTCTGGCGCTCCTTCAGTTTCATCTGCTGTGTGTGCTCCATGTCCAAAACCTTCTGTGCATGTTCAGCATCGAGTTCAGCTGAGCATAAAATAGACAAATCAAATATTGCAGGTGCATCCCCCCCCACTCTCAGAATTTAAAACCTACAGAATCAGTTCAATAAATTCTGACAGACTGTTACTACAGGCTGTTAACACAGCCTGCAATAAAAGGAGGTCTCTGTGCTTTGCAACTGTATTTTAAACCAGGGTAGGAATACCATATTAGGAAGCATAACCTTTGCATTAAAGTGATGTCAAAACTATTTATCTTGAGGAAAGATGCAAATTTTCTGAGCTGTATAAACAGGAACACCTGAGAGGACTGTCCATCAACAACTGGACTTCAGAATTCTGCCAAAAAACCCTCAGGTAATGATGCTTCTGCAGTCATGAATGCACCTAATGCACACAAAGGCATAAATGTATGCTTTTCAACTACAATTTTACATTTGAATATTGCTGCACATTTCCACCAAAATGCAAGTGGCAAGATAAATAGATGTACTcatatgtacatacatataAATACCCATACATGATGTGTGCCTGAGAGTCTGGCTTTGCCAGCCTCCAGACAGAACGGAAAAATTCCTTGAAGAATCCTACATGTACgtgcaggaaaggaaacatCAGACAGAATTAGGAAA encodes:
- the DTNBP1 gene encoding dysbindin isoform X3 gives rise to the protein MLETLRERLLSVQQDLTAGLKTLGDKSRDAKKSRQRYEDAWAALHKGAKDCAKAGELVDSEVVMLSAHWEKRKNSLVELQDQLQQIPGFLADLECLTASLAQLEANFEEMENHLLCLEELCEQCELERYKCMQTLQLENYKKMKRKELETFKAELDAEHAQKVLDMEHTQQMKLKERQKFFEEAFQQDMEQYLSTGYLQIAERREPIGSMSSMEVNVDMLEQMDLMDMSDQEALDVFLNSGSEDNNVLSPMLGPDSNTYVNEISLQVPSQSELRQKLCSLSSTCTDSASQDASEGESPVVQSDEEEVQVDTALAAVTERKGASDGSDESDSQTI
- the DTNBP1 gene encoding dysbindin isoform X1, whose product is MLETLRERLLSVQQDLTAGLKTLGDKSRDAKKSRQRTVQCLPEFSAGLELLSRYEDAWAALHKGAKDCAKAGELVDSEVVMLSAHWEKRKNSLVELQDQLQQIPGFLADLECLTASLAQLEANFEEMENHLLCLEELCEQCELERYKCMQTLQLENYKKMKRKELETFKAELDAEHAQKVLDMEHTQQMKLKERQKFFEEAFQQDMEQYLSTGYLQIAERREPIGSMSSMEVNVDMLEQMDLMDMSDQEALDVFLNSGSEDNNVLSPMLGPDSNTYVNEISLQVPSQSELRQKLCSLSSTCTDSASQDASEGESPVVQSDEEEVQVDTALAAVTERKGASDGSDESDSQTI
- the DTNBP1 gene encoding dysbindin isoform X2, with amino-acid sequence MLETLRERLLSVQQDLTAGLKTLGDKSRDAKKSRQRTVQCLPEFSAGLELLSRYEDAWAALHKGAKDCAKAGETRLLQLVDSEVVMLSAHWEKRKNSLVELQDQLQQIPGFLADLECLTASLAQLEANFEEMENHLLCLEELCEQCELERYKCMQTLQLENYKKMKRKELETFKAELDAEHAQKVLDMEHTQQMKLKERQKFFEEAFQQDMEQYLSTGYLQIAERREPIGSMSSMEVNVDMLEQMDLMDMSDQEALDVFLNSGSEDNNVLSPMLGPDSNTYVNEISLQVPSQSELRQKLCSLSSTCTDSASQDASEGESPVVQSDEEEVQVDTALAAVTERKGASDGSDESDSQTI
- the DTNBP1 gene encoding dysbindin isoform X4; the protein is MLETLRERLLSVQQDLTAGYEDAWAALHKGAKDCAKAGELVDSEVVMLSAHWEKRKNSLVELQDQLQQIPGFLADLECLTASLAQLEANFEEMENHLLCLEELCEQCELERYKCMQTLQLENYKKMKRKELETFKAELDAEHAQKVLDMEHTQQMKLKERQKFFEEAFQQDMEQYLSTGYLQIAERREPIGSMSSMEVNVDMLEQMDLMDMSDQEALDVFLNSGSEDNNVLSPMLGPDSNTYVNEISLQVPSQSELRQKLCSLSSTCTDSASQDASEGESPVVQSDEEEVQVDTALAAVTERKGASDGSDESDSQTI